GCGGACGCTCGGCAGCGGCTCCTGGCGGTAGCTCTGGTCCAGGACCCGGGCCTCCAGGCCCGCCTCCCGCAGCCGCAGGGCCATCAGCTCCGCCTCGTAGAGCTGTCCGGATTCCGCCACCGTGTCCCAACCCCCGTGCGACCCACCGGCTCCCGCCTCCGCCATCAGCGGTCCTTCCAGGCAGGCCGGCGCTTCTCCATGATGGCCCGCAGGCCCTCTTCGGCGTCCGCCGTCCCCATGAGCTGGTTCAAGTACACGTCCTCGGCGTGGCGCAAGGCCTCCGTGAAGGAGAGGTCCAGCCCCCCCACGATGGCCCGGCGGGTCAGCTGCACGACGGGGGCGCTCGACTCCTGGAAGCGCTGGATGAGGGCGCCCGCCTCCGCCTCCAGCTTGTCGTCCGGGCAGACCCGGGACACCAGGCCCAGACGCTCCGCGTCCCCCGCGGTCAGGCTAGCGCCCCCCATGATCATCTCCAGCGCCTTCTTCCGGCCCACCAGCCGGGGAAGGAGGGCAGCGGCCACGGTGTTGAACACTCCGCCCTTGATCTCGGGATGGCCGAACTTGGCGCTCTGGGCCGCCAGAACCATGTCGCAGCCCACGGCGAGGAGGCTGCCCGCGCCCAGGGCGGGGCCGCCCACGACGGCGAGCGTGGGCTTGTCGAGCTTGCCCAGGTTCTCGAAGATCCGCCCGAAGGCCTCGAGCATCATGTAGGCGCGGTCTCCCAGGTGATCCGCGAGCTCAAAACCGGCCGAGAAGTACTTCCCCGCGCCCACGAGCACGACCAGCTTCACGTCCCGCTGGTACTCCAACGACTCGAACGCGGTGTTGAGGTCCAGCATCATGTCGATGGAGAGGACATTGGCGGGGGGCCGGTTGAGGGTGATGCGGGAGATCCCCTGCACGGTGGCGAGCTGGATGAACTTGTAGCTCGTGTCCCGCGGGGGGGCGTAGATGTCGGAATCGTGGGGATCTTCCAGATCGTCGACCACTCAGGTCCCCTTTCTACCCGGTCACGGAGATTCGAAGGCCGCGGCCAGGCCCATGCCCCCGCTGACGCAGAGGGTGGCCAGGCCCCGGTGGGCCCGCCGGCGGGCCATCTCGTGGAGGAGCGTCACCGTGATGCGGGCGCCGGTGGCCCCGATGGGATGTCCGAGGGCGATGGCGCCTCCGTTCACGTTGAGGCGCTCGGAGTCAATCTTGAGCTCGCGGTCGCAGGCCAACACCTGGGCCGCGAAGGCCTCGTTGACCTCGACGAGGTCGAACCCGTCGAGACCCGTCGCGAGGCGCTCGAGGAGGCGACGGACCGCCGGCACCACCCCGATGCCCATCCGCCGCGGCTCCACGCCCGCCGAGGCGACCCCCAGGATCCGGGCCATGGGACTCACACCCAGAGCGACCGCGCGCTCGCGCGAGAGAAGGACCATGGCCGCCGCTCCGTCCGTGATCCCGGAGGAGTTGCCCGCGGTCACCGTACCCCCGTTGTCCGTGAAGACGGGGGCCAGGTTGGCCAGCGACTCCCGCGTGGTCTCCGGGCGCGGGTGCTCGTCCTGCCGAACCTCTTCTTCTCCCTTCCGGCC
Above is a genomic segment from Vicinamibacteria bacterium containing:
- a CDS encoding enoyl-CoA hydratase/isomerase family protein; amino-acid sequence: MVDDLEDPHDSDIYAPPRDTSYKFIQLATVQGISRITLNRPPANVLSIDMMLDLNTAFESLEYQRDVKLVVLVGAGKYFSAGFELADHLGDRAYMMLEAFGRIFENLGKLDKPTLAVVGGPALGAGSLLAVGCDMVLAAQSAKFGHPEIKGGVFNTVAAALLPRLVGRKKALEMIMGGASLTAGDAERLGLVSRVCPDDKLEAEAGALIQRFQESSAPVVQLTRRAIVGGLDLSFTEALRHAEDVYLNQLMGTADAEEGLRAIMEKRRPAWKDR
- a CDS encoding thiolase family protein, coding for VDAMYQDGFLCPLAEQLMGETAERLAADYRISREEQDAFALRSQERVGRALRTGRFEAEIVPVAVPGRKGEEEVRQDEHPRPETTRESLANLAPVFTDNGGTVTAGNSSGITDGAAAMVLLSRERAVALGVSPMARILGVASAGVEPRRMGIGVVPAVRRLLERLATGLDGFDLVEVNEAFAAQVLACDRELKIDSERLNVNGGAIALGHPIGATGARITVTLLHEMARRRAHRGLATLCVSGGMGLAAAFESP